The DNA region gtgtgtgtgtgtgtgtgtgtgtgtgtgtgtgtgtgtgtgtgtgtgtgtgtgtgtgtgtgtgtgtgtgtgtgtgtgtgtgtgtgtgtgtgtgtgtgtgtgtggtgtgtgtgtgtgtgtgtgtgtgtgtgtgtgtggtgtgtgtgtgtgtgtgtggtgtgtgtgtgtgtgtgtgtgtgtggtgtgtgtgtgtgtgtgtgtgtgtgtgtgtgtgtgtgtgtgtgtgtgtgtgtgtgtgtgtgtgtctatctctctctcatacTATATCATATACCTTTATGATAGCGATGTATTGAGGACGATTAACCATGGAATATCCGGTAAAAAAAAGAGGCTTCATGACCTCATGTAGACATTTTACACCAGAGCAGAAGAAGTCCAATGCAAGTTCAAGGACCGTTCCGAAATCACACTCGTCTGTAGCCAAATCTGCAGCGGTCATTATGGGCTGTAATTCTCTCATGAGTTCTTGGTATTCGAAGTTATTTTGAAAACGATCAAGATTTTCGACTTTGGAAAGAATGGCTCGAAGTTTATCGTCACTTTCTAGCAGAGGTCTATATCCGATGTTGTTCTTCCTATCGTAAGGAACCACCAGACCAACCTTGTGGAAAGTTTTACTAACTATCTGTGTCTTGCGAGACTTTTGTTTATCGCAGCATTTTAAAGCAATGCCTTTCGACTGAGCCCAATCGCTGGTAAGTTTTTTCATATCggatatttcttttttgttgaatgGCGTCACAGATGCATAGTTTCCCAAGAAGTGCCTGAAAGTgtgaaataatatatatatatatatatatatatatatatatatatatatatatatatatatatatatatatatatatatatatgtaaatTACACaggtttttattaaatttgtaaTTACGTACAATATTGcatcaaaaatgttttcaCCAACAATTAGAAACTCGCAGCCTTTTTTAATATCGTTCCAGGCCACTAAACCATCCGTGTTATCAGGACTATCTCTCCAATAGCCGTAATGTACACCAGAGTTGTGTTGCACGATTATCGTCTGGAATTCAGGTGGATCGTAGAAAAAACGCCAATGGCGCAAATAATCTCCAGGTTCGTGAACTTTCGCGCGGTCAAACTTTCCTGCGAGTACGTCGTATGGCCCAACCAATTTAAGTCCGAACTGCAAAAATGTTTCTTCCGGTTTTATGTGGGTTTTCAATGCTTGTACTTGGCAAAACTGCCACAGATCTTCGAAGCACGGTGGCATTTGTACAAGAAATTTGTGTTTGATGAATTTTTTTGGTTCATTACACAATTCCTCGTATTCGGCTTGTTGGGAAAATTCAATTTGAGAATCATACATATCGCGCAATATACCAATGCTCATTGGCACCTTTGGCACAGCATAACGCTGGCGAGTTGAATCATGATATTCGTAGCTAGAGTCTTTCCCTTCTGAATAGTAACTATCTTTTTCTGGAGATGAGAGACGTTTGTAACGTTTGATATCTTCCAGCTGTTGATTAAGGGTTTCCATTGAACGTTTCTTGATATCCATGTTACTAGAGTTATACGTAACCGCTTGTACTGTACAGCTTTCTGCTCCTTTTTTAACAGGATGAGCAAACTTTTCTTTATGAGCAGGATTCTGCTGGTAACATTCAGTGCCATATTTACAATCAGGTTTATTCATCTGTACTATGATGTTTCGTTTACTTTAACTTGTACGATTGaatttgttgatgttttttttgcgtttatcAGAGACGTCtggtaataaatataatttcgAGGCAAACGAATTTAGAATGTGGAAATATATCGCTTCTGTGCCAAGATGTGTGAAGAATCGAGGTCCTGTGTTGTAGAATGAGGCGATGCTCTGGCGCCTATTGAAGCGTGCAacccaaggtggattaaaaatatcaggtaaGGTGGCTAGAGCATTTTCACAattcccaagtgacatttgctcgataatgtttttccatatctg from Anopheles merus strain MAF unplaced genomic scaffold, AmerM5.1 LNR4000008, whole genome shotgun sequence includes:
- the LOC121600841 gene encoding histone PARylation factor 1-like encodes the protein MNKPDCKYGTECYQQNPAHKEKFAHPVKKGAESCTVQAVTYNSSNMDIKKRSMETLNQQLEDIKRYKRLSSPEKDSYYSEGKDSSYEYHDSTRQRYAVPKVPMSIGILRDMYDSQIEFSQQAEYEELCNEPKKFIKHKFLVQMPPCFEDLWQFCQVQALKTHIKPEETFLQFGLKLVGPYDVLAGKFDRAKVHEPGDYLRHWRFFYDPPEFQTIIVQHNSGVHYGYWRDSPDNTDGLVAWNDIKKGCEFLIVGENIFDAILHFLGNYASVTPFNKKEISDMKKLTSDWAQSKGIALKCCDKQKSRKTQIVSKTFHKVGLVVPYDRKNNIGYRPLLESDDKLRAILSKVENLDRFQNNFEYQELMRELQPIMTAADLATDECDFGTVLELALDFFCSGVKCLHEVMKPLFFTGYSMVNRPQYIAIIKSHLDNRREGINLDLLAGN